DNA from Phocoena phocoena chromosome 1, mPhoPho1.1, whole genome shotgun sequence:
ctctatTTCTTTACTTATATTCCATCTGGTTGTTCTATCTTTTAATGAGAATGgcgtattgaagtctccaactattgttgtagaaatatctatttctctcttcagttctatcaatttttgcttcatacaTTTGATTGTCTGTTATTAGGTACATAAACTTATTCTTTTAAATCTGTTCAGGTTGATAGTTCTTTTCCAGTCAAAACACCCATTTTCATGGGGAAGTGACCTTTTTGCTTACTCGTAGGCAGGACTGACATTTAGCCAATGGCCCTACTGGCTGTCTAATTTTGATTGGTCAAATGTCTGATTGGATGTTGTCTGTGCTACACCAGTTGTTATTTTATATTACCATCCTTTCTTTTGGGTAATAGAATTCTGTGGtcactttaaattttaaactcaatttttttttgagactgtcaagagaatttaaatattttattatataaagttATACCCAAAATTGTGCTTCATTTTTTCACTATATACTTTAACTGAAGGACATTTGTAAAAGTAGTACACTTCAGAAATCCTGGAAGAAATTCCACTAGCTATAGGCTATTTAAATACTGCTTacagaaagtattaaaaaaaacaacaacaggggagtacaaatgaacttatttacaaaacagaagtagagtaacagatgtagaaaacaaacttatggttaccaggggataagggcgGTGGTCGGAGGGgggggggataaactgggaggttgggactgacatgtacatcctactatacataaaacagataactaataagaacctgctgtatggcacagggaactctactcaatactctgtaatggcctatatgggaaaagaatcttaaaaaagaaaaggagtgcatgtgtataactgattcaccttgctgtatacCCGAAACCAACAAAACAGTGTAAATAAACTACACtccaacaaaaaaattttttaaagtattaaaggaAAGCCAGCACCATATAAACAGCATACACTTAAATCAAAGAGATGAATGCTTAACATACAGCGTAATTTTTTAATTCACGGATAAACTAAAGGTCCACTTCAAGATGTTTCTCTTGTatacttcatttgttttgttagcAAGCAAAGCCCTGAAAGGGACGGCTTCATCTAGTCCTCAGACTCGGATCCATCTTCATCTTGACTAATCTGGAAGTAACGAAGTTCATAAGTCTCCTTGTCAGATGCAACCACACGGAGCCAATCACGAAGATTGTTCTTTTGAAGGTATTTCTTGGTAAGGTATTTCAAACACCTTTTAGAGAACTTTCTCAGAAACAACTGTGATTTTATTCTTGAAGCGTTCAATGTGAACGACGTTCCCAAGATTTCCAGTTTTTCCATTCACTTTAACCTTCTCCCGTAGAAACTGTTCctattttaaaacagagaaaatgccaCACTAGGGAAGAAAACCCTAGATATTCACTAGGGAAGATACCAAAATTTCTAGAATCAAAAGTTCCATCTTCTACTGGATGAGTAAGGTCCAAATTAAACTTCCAGGTTGACTTCTTAGGCTTCTTGTCTTTCTTCACCGCCATCTTGCACGCCGGCAGCGCGATCCTAAACTCAGTTTTAACTCAGTCATTAAAACTGGTCAGTCCCAGTTATAATCAGAACTCTGAACTTGGTTGAGAGTTGACGCTCTCTTCTTCCTTATTTCTCCTTCTGCAGCTTGCTAACTATATAGCTTTTGACATCTCTGAGATTTCAGTCACTCAGGAAGAAGTGTAAAGGAGAGCAGGAAAGCTCCTTCTGGATCAGAGCTCTTGTCAGATGGCTTCATGTTTTCCTGGCATGATGAATGTCAAAAGCTGCCTCTTTTGCTCTTGGGGGCACTTTTGGGGGTCCTTCAGGAACTCCTGTTCGTGAGTTCACCTGGCTGTAATTTCTTTGCAGCAGGCTGTGCTCCTCCTTAGGCTGGCTCCTGCAGAAGCTCCCTCAGCTTCTGCCTCTTAGCAGTACGCTTTCACTGCAGGAATACCCTTGTGGGCAGGATCCCTCTGAAAATAACCCCACGTATGGGACACTATATTTATAGTCtagtttttctttgcttcctttctaATTGGCATTAAGAATATATGTGCAAGTTTACTAGGCTGATGATAGCCTGGACTCAGAAGGGTGGCTACCTTCCATTCCAGAGCAAGCTGTATTCGGAGCATTTTCTAGAAGTACAGACCCTGAAGACTAGGTCAGTGTAGCAGGCTAAAAGCAGAGGTTTTGGTATCTCATTGACCCAGGTGTGAGTTCTCTGCATGTGATTTTGAGAAAATCATTTAACTTATCTCTCTgaatctcaattttctcatctgttaaatggcgATGATAATATTACTTACCTTAGGGGGATTCTGTTGAGaatcaaataagataatgcatataaattaCTTAGTACACTGTCTTGCTCATTGTAAAGTGGTCAATACTTACCCCTTATTATCTAACGGGGGTACATTTGGAATATGCGAAAGGACATAACTTTGAATCGCACAAGGTAACacttataacaaaataaaataaagatctaTCAATTAAAGGCAGGGAGACGGTATAAAAATTCAGCCATGGTGAACTGGAGTCAAGAGATCAGACTGTCCTTGGGGAAGATATTTCACTTCCCCATGCATCAGAAGCTGTGGAGATTCCTTGGTGCCTGTGTAGTCACACCATGGTGTCAACTAGGCCAAAGTGTTAATCGTCTATTAAAGCTATGTCGCTATGTCTTTTGTGCTGTGGCAAAACACAAGCTCTTGGGCCATGGAAGCTTGAAGCTCAGTCTCTTCCCAAACCTATGCAATCAGCCAGAGAACATCAGCCACGTGAGTCAGTGGAAAATTCCAGATGTTTGTAGCTCATTAACTGCCAAATCGATGACTATGGAGGCTGTCAACTGTGCTGAGTAAGTAGACCTTATTAGCATCATGTTCCCTGAAGAAAGAACTGTCTCACAGGCATATTTCTTAAAGGGGCCACATATAACACGCCATCTTTAAAAAGCCTTTTCAGATCCTTTAGACTACTTCCCTTCTGTGTAAATTCACTAACTCCTCTTACAGACCCAATGTCACAGAAGCAGCCATAAATAACAAggagggaggacttccctggtggcacagtggttaagaatccgcctgccaatgcaggggacacgggttcgagccctggtccgggaagatcccacatgccgtggagcaactaagcccatgcgccataactactgagcctgcgctctagaacccgctagccacaactactgagcccatgtgccacaactactgaaggccctgtgcctagagcccgtgctccgcaacaagagaagccgccgcgatgcgaagcctgcgcaccacaacgaagagcagcccccgctcgccgcaaccagagaaaatctgcatgcagcaacggagacccaatgcagccaaaaatttaaaaaaataaaaaataaaagtaacaaggAGGGAGAATAGTATCTCAAAGCTGGAAGCCTGAGACTTCACTTTTACCCTGATGTTGGGGGCATACATTAAAAGTCTTACCTATATATTTACTCTAGTAATTTCACCTCTAGGAATTTATTTAaagggaatttattttaaagaaaattatttaaggaAGTGAAGCTTTATCTATAAGGATATTCAA
Protein-coding regions in this window:
- the LOC136135203 gene encoding LOW QUALITY PROTEIN: ribosomal protein eL22-like 1 (The sequence of the model RefSeq protein was modified relative to this genomic sequence to represent the inferred CDS: inserted 2 bases in 1 codon), which gives rise to MAVKKDKKPKKSTWKFNLDLTHPVEDGTFDSRNFEQFLREKVKVNGKTGNLGNVVHIERFKNKITVVSEKXFSKRCLKYLTKKYLQKNNLRDWLRVVASDKETYELRYFQISQDEDGSESED